The following coding sequences are from one Streptococcus mitis window:
- the purD gene encoding phosphoribosylamine--glycine ligase, giving the protein MKLLVVGSGGREHAIAKKLLESKEVEKVFVAPGNDGMTLDGLELVNISISEHSKLIEFAKANDIAWSFIGPDDALAAGIVDDFNKAGLKAFGPTRLAAELEWSKDFAKEIMVKYDVPTAAYGTFSDFEEAKAYIEEKDAPIVVKADGLALGKGVVVAETVEQAVEAAHEMLLDNKFGDSGARVVIEEFLDGEEFSLFAFVNGDKFYIMPTAQDHKRAYDGDKGPNTGGMGAYAPVPHLPQSVVDTAVETIVKLVLEGMIQEGRPYLGVLYAGLILTADGPKVIEFNARFGDPETQIILPRLTSDFAQNITDILDSKEPNITWTDKGVTLGVVVASNGYPLDYEKGVKLPAKTEGDIITYYAGAKFAENSRALLSNGGRVYMLVTTADTVKEAQNTIYSQLDKQNTEGLFYRTDIGSKAIK; this is encoded by the coding sequence ATGAAGCTGTTAGTTGTCGGTTCGGGTGGTCGTGAACATGCGATTGCTAAGAAATTGCTTGAGTCAAAAGAAGTAGAAAAGGTTTTTGTTGCTCCTGGGAATGATGGGATGACTCTGGATGGTTTGGAATTGGTAAATATCTCTATTTCCGAACATTCTAAATTGATTGAGTTTGCAAAAGCCAATGATATCGCTTGGTCCTTTATCGGGCCAGATGACGCTCTTGCGGCTGGGATTGTGGATGATTTTAACAAAGCTGGGCTCAAAGCCTTTGGTCCGACAAGATTGGCAGCAGAGCTGGAGTGGTCCAAGGATTTTGCCAAGGAAATCATGGTCAAATACGACGTTCCGACAGCAGCCTACGGCACATTTTCAGATTTTGAGGAAGCCAAGGCTTATATCGAGGAGAAAGACGCTCCTATCGTCGTTAAGGCAGATGGTTTGGCACTTGGGAAGGGTGTCGTCGTTGCCGAGACGGTTGAGCAAGCAGTAGAAGCCGCTCACGAGATGCTCTTAGACAATAAATTCGGTGATTCAGGTGCGCGTGTGGTTATCGAGGAATTCCTTGACGGGGAGGAGTTCTCTCTCTTTGCCTTTGTCAATGGTGACAAGTTCTACATCATGCCAACGGCTCAGGACCACAAACGTGCCTACGATGGCGATAAGGGTCCTAACACGGGAGGTATGGGTGCCTATGCACCAGTTCCTCACTTGCCACAGAGTGTAGTTGATACAGCGGTGGAGACTATTGTCAAGCTAGTCCTAGAGGGCATGATCCAAGAAGGGCGTCCATATCTGGGAGTTCTTTACGCAGGGCTTATCTTGACAGCTGATGGACCTAAGGTCATCGAGTTTAATGCTCGCTTCGGAGATCCAGAAACTCAGATTATCTTGCCTCGTCTGACCTCTGATTTTGCCCAAAATATCACAGATATTCTGGATAGCAAGGAGCCAAACATCACCTGGACGGACAAGGGTGTGACTCTGGGTGTGGTTGTCGCATCCAATGGTTATCCGCTAGACTATGAAAAAGGTGTCAAGTTGCCAGCCAAGACAGAAGGCGACATTATCACCTATTATGCAGGGGCTAAGTTTGCGGAAAATAGCAGAGCACTGCTATCAAACGGTGGACGTGTTTATATGCTAGTTACCACAGCAGACACCGTCAAAGAAGCCCAAAACACCATCTACAGCCAACTCGACAAACAAAACACAGAAGGGCTCTTCTACCGAACCGATATCGGAAGCAAGGCGATTAAGTAA
- the purH gene encoding bifunctional phosphoribosylaminoimidazolecarboxamide formyltransferase/IMP cyclohydrolase — MTKKALISVSDKAGIVEFAQELKKLGWEIISTGGTKVALDNAGVKTIAIDDVTGFPEMMDGRVKTLHPNIHGGLLARRDLDSHLEAAKENQIELIDLVVVNLYPFKETILKPDVIYADAVENIDIGGPSMLRSAAKNHASVTVVVDPADYAVVLDELSANGETTYETRQRLAAKVFRHTAAYDALIAEYFTAQVGESKPEKLTLTYDLKQAMRYGENPQQDADFYQKALPTDYSIASAKQLNGKELSFNNIRDADAAIRIIRDFKDRPTVVALKHMNPCGIGQADDIETAWDYAYESDPVSIFGGIVVLNREVDAATAEKMHGVFLEIIIAPSYTDEALAILTNKKKNLRILSLPFDAQEASEVEAEYTGVVGGLLVQNQDVVKESPADWQVVTKRQPTETEATALEFAWKAIKYVKSNGIIVTNDHMTLGVGPGQTNRVASVRIAIDQAKDRLDGAVLASDAFFPFADNVEEIAKAGIKAIIQPGGSVRDQESIEAADKYGLTMVFTGVRHFRH, encoded by the coding sequence ATGACGAAAAAAGCTTTAATCAGCGTCTCAGATAAAGCGGGCATTGTTGAATTTGCCCAAGAACTCAAAAAACTTGGTTGGGAGATTATCTCGACAGGTGGGACCAAGGTTGCCCTTGATAATGCTGGGGTGAAGACCATTGCCATCGATGATGTGACTGGTTTTCCAGAGATGATGGATGGCCGTGTCAAGACCCTTCATCCAAATATCCACGGGGGACTTTTGGCTCGTCGTGACTTGGATAGTCACTTGGAAGCAGCTAAGGAGAACCAGATTGAGCTCATTGATCTTGTTGTGGTAAACCTTTACCCATTTAAGGAAACCATCCTCAAACCAGACGTGATTTACGCTGATGCGGTGGAGAATATCGATATCGGCGGGCCATCTATGCTTCGTTCAGCAGCGAAAAATCATGCCAGTGTTACAGTTGTGGTAGATCCTGCTGACTACGCTGTGGTTTTGGACGAGTTGTCAGCCAATGGTGAAACGACTTATGAAACTCGCCAACGTTTGGCAGCCAAGGTTTTCCGTCATACAGCGGCTTATGACGCCTTGATTGCAGAGTATTTCACAGCTCAAGTGGGGGAAAGCAAACCTGAAAAGCTCACTTTGACCTATGACCTCAAACAAGCTATGCGTTACGGTGAGAACCCTCAACAAGACGCGGACTTCTACCAAAAAGCCTTGCCGACTGACTACTCGATTGCTTCAGCGAAACAGCTCAACGGGAAAGAATTGTCATTTAATAATATCCGTGACGCTGATGCGGCCATTCGTATCATCCGTGATTTTAAAGACCGTCCAACCGTTGTGGCTCTCAAACACATGAACCCATGTGGAATTGGTCAAGCTGATGATATCGAAACAGCTTGGGACTACGCTTATGAGTCTGACCCAGTTTCTATCTTTGGTGGTATCGTCGTTCTCAACCGTGAGGTGGATGCTGCGACAGCTGAGAAGATGCACGGCGTTTTCCTTGAAATCATTATCGCACCAAGCTATACCGATGAGGCGCTAGCCATTTTGACCAATAAAAAGAAAAACTTGCGTATCCTTTCCTTGCCATTTGATGCTCAAGAGGCTAGCGAAGTGGAAGCAGAATACACAGGCGTAGTAGGTGGACTTCTGGTGCAAAACCAAGACGTGGTCAAGGAAAGCCCAGCTGACTGGCAAGTGGTGACCAAACGCCAACCAACTGAGACAGAAGCGACAGCTCTTGAGTTTGCTTGGAAGGCTATCAAGTATGTCAAATCAAACGGTATCATCGTGACCAACGACCATATGACACTTGGTGTTGGCCCAGGTCAAACCAATCGTGTGGCTTCAGTCCGTATTGCCATTGACCAAGCTAAAGACCGTCTGGACGGCGCTGTGCTTGCTTCTGATGCCTTCTTCCCATTTGCGGATAACGTGGAAGAAATCGCCAAAGCAGGTATCAAGGCCATCATCCAGCCAGGTGGGTCTGTCCGTGACCAAGAGTCTATCGAAGCTGCGGATAAATATGGCTTGACTATGGTCTTTACAGGCGTGAGACATTTTAGACATTAA
- the purM gene encoding phosphoribosylformylglycinamidine cyclo-ligase — MTNKNAYAQSGVDVEAGYEVVERIKKHVARTERAGVMGALGGFGGMFDLSKTGVKEPVLISGTDGVGTKLMLAIKYDKHDTIGQDCVAMCVNDIIATGAEPLYFLDYVATGKNEPAKLEQVVAGVAEGCVKAGAALIGGETAEMPGMYGADDYDLAGFAVGVAEKSQIIDGSKVAEGDVLLGLASSGIHSNGYSLVRRVFADYTGEEVLPELEGKKLKEVLLEPTRIYVKAVLPLIKEGLVNGIAHITGGGFIENVPRMFAADLAAEIEESKVPVLPIFKALEKYGEIKHEEMFEIFNMGVGLMLAVSPENVERVKELLDEPVYEIGRIVKKENESVIIK; from the coding sequence ATGACAAATAAGAATGCTTATGCCCAGTCGGGTGTAGATGTTGAAGCGGGTTATGAAGTTGTTGAACGAATCAAAAAGCACGTGGCACGTACGGAGCGTGCAGGTGTCATGGGAGCTCTGGGTGGCTTTGGTGGTATGTTTGACCTTTCAAAGACTGGGGTTAAAGAACCCGTCTTGATTTCAGGAACTGATGGTGTCGGAACCAAGCTCATGCTGGCTATCAAGTACGACAAGCACGATACCATCGGTCAGGACTGTGTGGCCATGTGTGTCAATGATATCATCGCTACAGGTGCGGAGCCCCTCTATTTCCTTGACTACGTCGCAACTGGCAAGAATGAACCAGCTAAGCTAGAACAAGTAGTCGCTGGTGTGGCAGAAGGTTGTGTAAAGGCAGGTGCCGCCCTCATTGGTGGAGAAACGGCTGAAATGCCTGGTATGTATGGTGCAGATGACTATGACTTGGCTGGTTTTGCAGTCGGTGTGGCTGAAAAATCTCAAATTATTGACGGCTCCAAGGTGGCAGAAGGAGATGTTCTTCTTGGACTTGCTTCAAGTGGGATTCACTCCAATGGTTACTCTCTGGTTCGTCGTGTCTTTGCAGACTACACAGGTGAGGAAGTTTTGCCAGAATTGGAAGGCAAGAAACTCAAGGAAGTTTTGCTTGAGCCGACTCGTATCTATGTCAAGGCTGTTTTGCCACTTATCAAGGAAGGCTTGGTCAACGGTATTGCCCACATCACAGGTGGTGGCTTCATTGAGAATGTCCCTCGTATGTTTGCAGCTGACCTAGCAGCTGAGATTGAAGAAAGCAAGGTACCAGTTTTGCCAATCTTCAAAGCCCTTGAAAAATACGGTGAAATCAAGCATGAAGAAATGTTTGAAATCTTCAATATGGGTGTGGGGCTCATGTTGGCTGTCAGCCCTGAAAATGTAGAGCGTGTCAAAGAATTATTGGATGAACCAGTCTATGAAATTGGTCGCATCGTCAAGAAAGAAAACGAAAGTGTCATCATCAAATGA
- the purK gene encoding 5-(carboxyamino)imidazole ribonucleotide synthase, translating into MSSSKTIGIIGGGQLGQMMAISAIYMGHKVIALDPAADCPASRVAEIIVAPYNDVAALRQLAERCDVLTYEFENVDADGLDAVIKDGQLPQGTDLLRISQNRIFEKDFLSNKAQVTVAPYKVVNSSQDLAEIDLSKNYVLKTATGGYDGHGQKVIRSAEDLEEAYALADSADCVLEEFVNFDLEISVIVSGNGKDVTVFPVQENIHRNNILSKTIVPARISESLADKAKAMAVRIAEQLNLSGTLCVEMFATADDIIVNEIAPRPHNSGHYSIEACDFSQFDTHILGVLGAPLPAIKLHAPAVMLNVLGQHVEAAEKYVTENPSAHLHMYGKIEAKHNRKMGHVTLFSNVPDEFGKGIDF; encoded by the coding sequence ATGAGCTCATCTAAAACAATCGGAATTATCGGTGGCGGCCAGCTGGGTCAAATGATGGCCATTTCTGCTATCTACATGGGCCACAAGGTTATCGCGCTGGATCCTGCGGCTGATTGCCCAGCCTCTCGCGTGGCGGAAATCATTGTGGCGCCTTATAATGACGTGGCTGCTCTGCGTCAGTTGGCTGAGCGTTGCGATGTCCTCACCTATGAGTTTGAAAATGTCGATGCTGACGGTTTGGATGCTGTCATCAAGGATGGTCAACTTCCTCAAGGAACCGACCTCCTTCGCATCTCCCAAAATCGGATTTTTGAAAAGGACTTTCTCTCAAATAAGGCTCAAGTCACTGTAGCACCATACAAGGTTGTGAATTCTAGCCAAGACTTGGCGGAGATTGATCTGTCCAAAAACTATGTCCTCAAGACGGCGACTGGTGGCTACGATGGGCATGGGCAAAAGGTCATTCGCTCGGCAGAGGACTTGGAAGAAGCTTATGCGCTAGCGGATTCAGCAGACTGTGTCTTGGAAGAATTTGTCAACTTTGACCTCGAAATTTCCGTCATCGTGTCAGGAAATGGCAAGGACGTGACAGTTTTCCCAGTTCAGGAAAATATCCACCGAAACAACATTCTGTCTAAGACCATTGTGCCAGCCCGCATTTCTGAGAGTCTAGCTGACAAGGCTAAAGCTATGGCAGTGCGAATCGCTGAACAGCTCAACCTGTCTGGAACCCTTTGCGTGGAAATGTTTGCGACAGCTGACGACATCATTGTCAACGAGATTGCTCCACGTCCACACAACTCGGGCCACTACTCGATTGAAGCCTGCGACTTCTCCCAATTTGATACCCATATTCTAGGTGTTCTGGGGGCACCATTGCCAGCCATCAAACTACATGCACCAGCAGTCATGCTCAATGTCCTCGGCCAGCATGTCGAAGCTGCTGAAAAATATGTCACAGAAAATCCAAGCGCCCACCTCCACATGTATGGTAAAATAGAAGCGAAGCACAACCGCAAGATGGGACATGTGACTTTGTTTAGTAATGTGCCAGATGAGTTTGGGAAAGGGATTGATTTTTAG
- a CDS encoding GNAT family N-acetyltransferase yields MIELKLVDESSFQAVLDLKISEADERARFVAPNVRSLADAWLYRKNEDVFPMAIYWDKQVVGFLLLEIDKDEAEYFIWRIMIGQQYQGRGYGRKAVEVLIKKAQMDSTCNHIIADYVVGNEKMKHLLTSLGFQETGFIEENNEVAMRLDLKKEE; encoded by the coding sequence ATGATTGAACTGAAATTAGTAGATGAGAGCAGTTTTCAGGCAGTGCTGGATTTGAAAATATCTGAAGCTGATGAACGAGCACGTTTCGTGGCTCCAAATGTACGCTCTTTAGCTGATGCATGGCTCTACCGGAAAAACGAAGATGTGTTTCCGATGGCGATCTATTGGGATAAGCAAGTGGTTGGCTTTCTCCTGCTGGAAATAGACAAGGATGAAGCGGAATACTTTATCTGGCGGATAATGATTGGCCAACAGTACCAAGGAAGAGGTTATGGACGAAAAGCTGTGGAAGTTCTGATCAAAAAGGCTCAGATGGATAGCACTTGCAATCATATTATCGCAGATTATGTGGTTGGAAATGAAAAAATGAAGCACCTGTTGACTAGTTTGGGTTTTCAGGAAACAGGATTTATAGAAGAAAATAACGAAGTCGCTATGCGCTTGGACCTAAAGAAAGAGGAATAG
- a CDS encoding DUF262 domain-containing protein, giving the protein MVEYLNFTSQNIGWFNQRRIDNTLIVRPKFQRNVVWTDKQRSFLIDSILNGYPIPELYIQEVTNAEGFSEYIVVDGQQRITSFLKFIDGEFPIDESETVPKWAGLYFSDLSEDDKKKFYGYKFIVRELPEMSESDLRSIFTRINKNNVTLNAQELRQALYTGDFITTINKIADKSYWGKMGIFTSTKVRRMLDAEYISELAIAMLNGYQNKKDNLDRYYEAYERSFDQSEILEENFDLISKEITSIFPSLSGLRWKNVTDFYTLFLTFYELRDSIPFSSDNREKIREQLEKFANAVTKILSFEDLEVTEDEGLSEDANLYLYKKYATGVRASTDIRSRKNRQEALTEYLKQNLDI; this is encoded by the coding sequence ATGGTTGAATATTTAAATTTCACAAGTCAAAATATAGGGTGGTTCAATCAGAGAAGAATCGATAATACTCTGATAGTTAGGCCAAAATTTCAAAGAAATGTAGTATGGACAGATAAACAGAGAAGTTTCTTGATTGATTCTATTTTAAATGGATATCCAATTCCAGAGTTGTATATACAAGAAGTGACTAACGCAGAAGGATTTTCGGAATATATTGTGGTTGATGGTCAGCAGAGAATAACTTCCTTTCTAAAATTTATTGATGGTGAGTTTCCAATTGATGAATCAGAGACTGTTCCAAAATGGGCTGGGCTATATTTCTCAGATTTATCTGAGGATGATAAGAAAAAGTTTTATGGATATAAATTTATTGTGCGAGAGCTTCCAGAAATGTCAGAATCAGACCTCAGAAGCATTTTTACTAGAATTAATAAGAATAATGTTACCTTAAATGCACAGGAGTTAAGACAAGCATTGTATACAGGTGATTTCATTACAACAATCAATAAAATTGCTGATAAATCTTATTGGGGGAAAATGGGAATATTTACCTCAACTAAAGTTCGAAGAATGCTAGATGCTGAATATATTAGCGAGTTAGCGATTGCTATGTTAAATGGCTATCAAAATAAAAAAGATAATCTGGATAGGTATTATGAAGCTTATGAAAGAAGTTTTGACCAGAGCGAAATATTAGAAGAGAACTTTGACTTAATATCAAAAGAGATAACTTCAATTTTTCCTTCTTTAAGTGGCTTGAGGTGGAAAAATGTTACGGATTTCTATACTTTATTTCTAACATTTTATGAGTTAAGGGATTCTATACCATTTTCGTCAGATAATAGAGAGAAAATAAGAGAACAATTAGAAAAATTTGCTAACGCTGTAACTAAAATATTAAGTTTTGAGGACTTAGAAGTTACAGAAGATGAGGGACTTTCAGAGGATGCTAATTTATATTTGTACAAAAAATATGCTACTGGTGTTCGAGCATCAACTGATATCAGAAGTAGAAAAAATAGACAAGAAGCATTAACTGAGTATTTGAAACAGAATTTAGATATTTAG
- the purN gene encoding phosphoribosylglycinamide formyltransferase yields the protein MKKIAVFASGNGSNFQVIAEEFPVEFVFSDHRDAYVLERADRLGVLSYAFELKEFESKADYEAALVELLEEHQIDLVCLAGYMKIVGPTLLAAYEGRIINIHPAYLPEFPGAHGIEDAWNAGVAESGVTIHWVDSGVDTGKIIKQVRVPRLEGDTLDTFETRIHETEYKLYPELLDILGVERKK from the coding sequence ATGAAAAAAATAGCGGTTTTTGCCTCTGGTAATGGCTCAAATTTTCAGGTGATTGCTGAAGAGTTTCCGGTGGAGTTTGTCTTTTCAGACCATCGTGACGCTTATGTGCTCGAGCGGGCGGACAGGCTCGGCGTTCTGTCCTATGCTTTTGAACTCAAAGAGTTTGAGAGTAAGGCAGACTACGAAGCAGCCCTTGTCGAACTTTTGGAAGAACACCAGATTGACTTGGTTTGCCTAGCAGGCTACATGAAAATCGTTGGGCCAACCTTATTGGCGGCTTATGAAGGTCGGATTATCAACATTCATCCAGCCTACCTGCCAGAGTTTCCAGGAGCTCATGGGATTGAGGATGCTTGGAATGCTGGAGTTGCTGAGAGCGGCGTGACCATTCATTGGGTGGATTCAGGTGTGGATACAGGAAAGATTATCAAACAAGTGCGTGTGCCACGGCTTGAAGGGGATACCCTAGATACTTTCGAGACTCGCATACACGAAACAGAGTACAAACTGTATCCAGAATTGTTGGATATTTTGGGAGTGGAGAGGAAGAAATGA
- the purE gene encoding 5-(carboxyamino)imidazole ribonucleotide mutase, which translates to MTKPVISIIMGSKSDWATMKKTAEVLDRFGVAYEKKVVSAHRTPDLMFKHAEEARSRGIKVIIAGAGGAAHLPGMVAAKTTLPVIGVPVKSRALSGVDSLYSIVQMPGGVPVATMAIGEAGATNAALFALRLLSVEDQSIATALADFAEEQGKIAEESSNELI; encoded by the coding sequence ATGACTAAACCAGTAATTTCCATCATCATGGGCTCAAAATCCGACTGGGCAACCATGAAAAAAACAGCAGAAGTCCTAGACCGCTTCGGTGTAGCTTACGAAAAGAAGGTTGTCTCTGCCCATCGCACACCTGACCTTATGTTCAAGCATGCCGAAGAAGCGCGTAGTCGTGGTATCAAGGTCATCATCGCAGGTGCAGGTGGCGCAGCTCATTTGCCAGGTATGGTCGCAGCTAAAACAACCCTTCCAGTCATTGGTGTGCCCGTAAAATCGCGTGCCCTTAGTGGTGTGGACTCGCTCTACTCTATCGTCCAGATGCCAGGTGGAGTGCCTGTCGCAACTATGGCTATCGGTGAAGCAGGTGCGACCAATGCGGCTCTCTTCGCCCTTCGTCTCCTATCAGTAGAGGATCAGTCTATCGCGACAGCACTGGCAGATTTCGCAGAGGAGCAAGGAAAAATCGCAGAGGAGTCGTCAAATGAGCTCATCTAA